From Cecembia calidifontis, one genomic window encodes:
- a CDS encoding Re/Si-specific NAD(P)(+) transhydrogenase subunit alpha: MIIGILKEPGDESRVALLPEAVKTLISWKVTVWVEKDAGSRAFADDELYIESGAKIHNREEILQQADMILGIQPLEEKEISKMKSDAVLFGQLNALYNPSLTQYLINNNRTAFSMELVPRTTRAQAMDVLSSMATVSGYKAVLMAADLLPRFFPMFMTAAGSITPARVLILGAGVAGLQAIATAKRLGATVFAFDVRQAAKEEVLSLGAKFVDVEGAKEDKGAGGYAVEQTEEYLQKQKDTIHEHAMKADVIITTAQIPGRKAPLLVEERTVRAMKPGSVIIDLAASSGGNCALSQPESTVDINGVRIVGVGNLAAKMPQDASKMYGKNYLNFLKLIIKDGEIHLNFEDDIVTGTCVCHKGKPVSPRIIQIQNN; the protein is encoded by the coding sequence ATGATCATAGGTATACTTAAGGAACCTGGGGATGAATCAAGAGTTGCATTATTGCCCGAAGCGGTAAAGACTTTGATATCCTGGAAGGTTACGGTCTGGGTCGAAAAAGATGCCGGATCCCGGGCATTCGCAGATGATGAACTCTATATTGAATCAGGTGCCAAAATTCACAATCGGGAAGAAATCCTCCAACAAGCAGATATGATTTTGGGGATTCAGCCTTTGGAAGAAAAGGAGATTTCCAAAATGAAATCCGATGCTGTCTTGTTCGGTCAGTTAAATGCCCTTTACAATCCTTCTCTAACCCAATATTTAATCAATAACAACCGGACAGCCTTCAGTATGGAACTTGTTCCCAGGACAACAAGGGCTCAGGCAATGGACGTGCTTTCCTCCATGGCGACAGTTTCCGGATACAAGGCGGTTCTGATGGCGGCTGATTTATTACCCAGGTTTTTCCCAATGTTCATGACGGCGGCAGGAAGCATAACTCCTGCACGCGTATTGATATTAGGAGCAGGTGTGGCCGGCCTTCAGGCCATAGCCACCGCAAAAAGATTAGGCGCCACTGTATTTGCATTTGATGTGAGACAAGCCGCAAAAGAAGAAGTGCTTTCATTGGGTGCAAAATTTGTCGATGTGGAAGGCGCCAAAGAAGATAAAGGGGCCGGAGGGTATGCTGTTGAACAGACCGAGGAATATCTCCAAAAGCAAAAAGACACCATTCATGAACATGCGATGAAGGCAGATGTCATCATTACCACTGCACAGATTCCGGGAAGAAAAGCGCCTCTTTTGGTGGAAGAAAGGACAGTGAGAGCGATGAAACCTGGCTCAGTGATCATTGACCTCGCCGCTTCGTCAGGGGGTAACTGTGCTTTATCCCAACCTGAATCCACAGTAGACATCAATGGTGTCAGAATCGTTGGGGTGGGTAACCTAGCGGCCAAAATGCCTCAGGATGCCAGCAAAATGTATGGCAAAAACTACCTGAATTTCCTAAAACTCATCATTAAGGATGGAGAAATCCATTTGAATTTCGAAGATGACATCGTCACAGGTACCTGTGTCTGCCACAAAGGAAAACCTGTAAGCCCAAGAATCATTCAAATCCAAAACAACTGA
- a CDS encoding anthranilate synthase component I family protein — protein MKKFHIKTSFKKLLADTITPVSIYLQVRDRFANPILLESSDYHGQENSYSYICFNPLASFSFNEGQVKEQLPNGETLRYSVGKDKNLINSLRDFANKFQDDNGHHKFISNGLFGYIQYDTVGFFEDIALTKSKPDSIPMLHYAVYQHVIVVDHFKNEMYLFEHQVEGVEKPFGLAQIETLLNSKNIPNYSFKLVEEEYSNYTDEEFLDILKKGQEHCFRGDVFQIVLSRRFSTKFKGDEFNVYRALRSVNPSPYLFYFDYGSYKVFGSSPEAQIVVKNNKATIYPIAGTFKRTGNDQSDAALAMKLYDDPKENSEHVMLVDLARNDLSRSSEKVEVEVFKEIQYYSHVIHLVSKVTGTLPQNSNPLQLVADTFPAGTLSGAPKYRAMQLIDELENTPRKFYGGAIGFLGFNGDFNHAILIRSFVSEGNELRFQAGAGVVAKSSIQSELQEVSNKLEALRVALTTAENI, from the coding sequence ATGAAAAAATTCCATATCAAAACCTCTTTTAAAAAGTTATTGGCTGATACCATTACTCCTGTAAGCATTTATCTACAGGTAAGGGACCGTTTTGCCAACCCCATATTATTGGAAAGTTCCGATTATCATGGACAGGAAAACAGTTATTCTTATATCTGTTTCAATCCTTTGGCATCTTTTTCTTTTAATGAAGGTCAGGTAAAAGAACAGCTGCCCAATGGGGAAACATTGCGTTATTCTGTAGGAAAAGATAAAAATTTAATCAATTCATTAAGGGACTTTGCCAATAAGTTTCAGGATGATAATGGCCATCATAAATTCATCAGCAATGGTCTTTTCGGTTACATTCAATATGATACTGTAGGGTTTTTTGAGGACATCGCATTGACCAAGTCCAAACCGGACAGTATTCCTATGCTTCATTATGCTGTCTATCAGCATGTGATCGTAGTGGACCATTTCAAAAATGAAATGTACCTGTTTGAGCATCAGGTAGAAGGAGTCGAAAAGCCTTTCGGGCTTGCCCAGATAGAGACACTATTGAACAGTAAGAACATTCCCAATTATTCATTTAAGTTGGTTGAGGAAGAGTATTCCAACTATACGGATGAGGAATTTCTTGATATTTTAAAGAAAGGACAGGAACATTGCTTTCGTGGTGATGTTTTCCAGATCGTGTTGTCCAGGAGATTCAGTACCAAATTCAAAGGAGATGAATTCAATGTGTATAGGGCCTTACGTTCAGTGAACCCCTCACCTTATTTATTCTATTTTGATTATGGCTCATACAAAGTTTTCGGGAGCTCTCCAGAGGCCCAGATTGTGGTTAAAAATAACAAAGCTACGATTTACCCTATAGCCGGCACATTCAAAAGGACAGGCAATGACCAATCAGATGCGGCCTTGGCTATGAAGCTTTATGATGATCCCAAGGAAAATTCAGAACACGTGATGTTGGTGGATTTGGCGAGGAATGATTTGAGCCGTTCTTCAGAAAAAGTGGAAGTGGAAGTTTTCAAAGAAATCCAATATTACTCCCACGTGATTCACTTGGTGTCAAAAGTGACCGGGACCCTGCCCCAAAATTCCAATCCATTGCAGTTGGTCGCAGACACATTTCCAGCAGGAACACTTTCGGGAGCACCCAAATACAGGGCCATGCAATTGATCGATGAGCTGGAAAATACGCCGAGGAAGTTTTATGGAGGTGCAATCGGTTTTTTGGGCTTCAACGGAGACTTCAACCATGCCATTTTGATCCGGTCTTTTGTTTCCGAAGGAAATGAGCTTCGCTTTCAGGCTGGGGCAGGAGTGGTAGCTAAGTCATCCATTCAGTCTGAGCTTCAAGAAGTTTCTAATAAACTCGAGGCCTTGAGGGTAGCTTTGACTACTGCAGAGAATATTTAA
- a CDS encoding anthranilate synthase component II yields MKILVLDNYDSFTYNLVYIIRHLGYGNQMDIFRNDKISLGEVDKYDKILLSPGPGIPSEAGIMPDLIKKYAASKDILGICLGHQAIGEAFGGTLTNLTEVVHGVASEVKVEKDLLFEGLPEKFKIGRYHSWVINPATFPSELEVIAKTSDGQIMGVKHKTYSVRGLQFHPESILTEYGTEMVKNWLESGEEHKRTQSFAHSRISVG; encoded by the coding sequence ATGAAAATACTGGTTCTTGACAATTACGATTCCTTTACTTACAACCTGGTTTATATCATCAGACATCTAGGTTATGGAAACCAAATGGATATATTCAGGAATGACAAAATCAGTTTGGGAGAGGTCGACAAGTATGATAAAATATTGTTGTCTCCAGGTCCTGGAATCCCATCTGAGGCTGGCATAATGCCTGATTTGATTAAAAAATATGCTGCCTCAAAAGATATTTTGGGGATTTGTTTAGGGCATCAGGCCATCGGAGAGGCATTTGGCGGGACTTTAACCAATTTGACTGAGGTAGTCCATGGAGTTGCTTCAGAGGTCAAGGTTGAAAAGGATTTGCTGTTTGAAGGTTTGCCCGAAAAATTTAAGATTGGAAGATATCATTCTTGGGTCATAAATCCCGCAACTTTCCCGAGTGAGTTGGAAGTGATAGCGAAGACTTCGGACGGGCAGATAATGGGAGTAAAGCACAAAACATATTCCGTTAGAGGCCTGCAGTTTCACCCCGAATCCATTCTTACGGAATATGGTACAGAAATGGTCAAAAACTGGCTTGAATCCGGGGAAGAACATAAAAGAACGCAATCTTTTGCTCATTCACGGATTTCCGTAGGTTGA
- the trpD gene encoding anthranilate phosphoribosyltransferase: MKEILNHLIEHRTLSKEQAREVLKNIATGGYNPSQIAAFMTVYLMRSITVEELGGFREAMLELCVPIEIEEYNAMDLCGTGGDGKDTFNISTLASFIVAGAGQNVAKHGNTGVSSICGSSNLLAHFGYEFTNDKDKIRKSLDDAGICFLHAPLFHPAMKNVAPIRKELGVKTFFNMLGPMVNPSFPQIQLVGVFSLELARLYAYLYQEQEGRFSILHALDGYDEISLTGDFKMISNNGERLLSPESFGLPTISASSIAGGDTVEDSARIFESVLKGEGTEAQNAVVVANAAAALVTAQEGLSFEEAVAKAQESLFSGKALKVFNALVNLKTSISFVQ; this comes from the coding sequence ATGAAAGAGATATTGAACCATTTAATTGAGCACCGCACGCTTTCTAAGGAACAGGCCCGTGAGGTGTTGAAAAATATAGCCACAGGAGGGTATAATCCAAGTCAGATAGCGGCTTTTATGACGGTTTATCTGATGAGAAGTATCACGGTGGAAGAATTAGGGGGATTTAGAGAAGCCATGTTGGAATTGTGTGTTCCCATAGAAATAGAGGAATATAATGCCATGGACCTCTGTGGAACCGGAGGAGATGGCAAAGACACTTTCAATATTTCAACGCTGGCCTCTTTTATTGTGGCCGGAGCTGGCCAAAATGTTGCCAAGCATGGCAATACTGGGGTTTCATCCATATGTGGTTCTTCCAATTTGCTCGCCCATTTTGGTTATGAGTTTACCAATGATAAGGATAAAATCCGCAAAAGTTTGGACGATGCGGGGATATGCTTTCTGCATGCTCCTTTGTTTCATCCCGCGATGAAAAATGTGGCTCCTATCCGAAAAGAACTAGGGGTGAAAACCTTCTTCAATATGCTTGGGCCAATGGTCAATCCAAGTTTTCCCCAAATACAATTGGTCGGGGTTTTTAGCCTGGAGTTGGCCAGGCTATATGCCTACCTCTATCAAGAGCAGGAAGGGAGGTTCAGCATTCTACATGCTTTAGACGGTTATGATGAAATCTCCCTAACGGGTGATTTTAAGATGATTTCCAATAATGGGGAAAGACTTTTAAGTCCGGAAAGTTTTGGGTTGCCCACAATTTCTGCATCTTCTATCGCAGGAGGTGATACAGTGGAAGATTCAGCAAGGATATTTGAAAGTGTTCTTAAAGGAGAGGGTACCGAAGCTCAAAATGCGGTTGTGGTAGCCAATGCTGCTGCCGCTTTGGTTACGGCCCAGGAGGGACTTAGTTTTGAGGAAGCCGTAGCTAAAGCCCAAGAGTCCTTGTTTTCAGGGAAGGCCCTGAAAGTATTCAATGCCCTTGTCAACCTCAAAACCAGTATTTCATTTGTTCAATAA
- the trpC gene encoding indole-3-glycerol phosphate synthase TrpC has protein sequence MNILEKIITHKKSEVEEKSSLVPIKLLEKSIYFDSQVVSMKKYIKRTDKTGIIAEFKRRSPSKGDINPSASVETVTIGYMQAGASALSILTDKEFFGGKNEDLTLARKFNFCPILRKDFIIDEYQIIEAKSIGADCILLIAAALDPKRLKELAAFAHSLGLEVLMEVHDGEELEKSLNEHLDLVGVNNRSLKTFEVSLDTSFGLVDKIPSEFIKISESGISHPETLFELKKAGFDGFLIGENFMKSSRPHQAALNFMNAYRKILKETGLVQEK, from the coding sequence ATGAATATTTTAGAAAAGATTATAACACACAAAAAGAGTGAAGTTGAGGAAAAAAGCAGCTTGGTTCCCATCAAGTTGTTGGAAAAAAGTATCTATTTTGATTCCCAGGTGGTTTCTATGAAAAAATATATCAAGAGGACTGATAAAACAGGAATCATTGCAGAGTTTAAGAGGAGATCACCCTCAAAAGGGGATATCAACCCCAGTGCATCCGTGGAGACAGTAACCATAGGTTATATGCAGGCAGGTGCATCGGCTTTGTCGATTTTGACGGATAAGGAATTTTTTGGAGGGAAAAACGAAGACCTGACCTTGGCCAGGAAGTTCAATTTTTGCCCAATATTGAGGAAAGATTTTATCATAGATGAATATCAGATCATAGAAGCAAAATCCATAGGCGCAGATTGTATTTTATTGATTGCAGCAGCATTGGATCCAAAGCGGCTAAAGGAGTTGGCTGCTTTTGCCCATAGTCTTGGTTTGGAAGTCTTGATGGAAGTTCATGATGGGGAGGAACTGGAAAAAAGCCTGAATGAGCATTTGGATTTAGTAGGGGTAAATAACAGGAGTTTGAAGACATTTGAGGTTTCTTTGGATACCTCTTTTGGCTTAGTGGATAAAATCCCCTCGGAATTCATAAAAATTTCAGAAAGTGGAATTTCACATCCTGAAACCCTTTTTGAATTAAAGAAGGCTGGTTTTGATGGTTTCCTGATTGGAGAAAATTTTATGAAATCCAGCAGGCCACATCAGGCTGCGCTGAATTTTATGAATGCTTACAGAAAAATATTAAAAGAAACTGGATTGGTGCAGGAAAAATGA
- a CDS encoding phosphoribosylanthranilate isomerase: MKLKVCGMKYLRNIRDLEAQVRPDWMGLIFYPPSPRFAGENADPEISKVSMKKVGVFVNEPSASILQKVEAFGLSGVQLHGDETVGQVQEIKEKSGLEVFKVFKVKDEMLWSELESYLPWVDYFLFDTYTKDHGGSGKTFDWGVLRDYPFEKPFLLSGGVDMDQVHAISELKKNLHQFAGLDINSKFEIEPGLKDIAKVKGFKEELKNIR; encoded by the coding sequence ATGAAGCTCAAGGTCTGTGGAATGAAATATCTCCGGAATATCCGGGATTTAGAGGCCCAGGTCCGGCCCGACTGGATGGGATTGATATTTTATCCTCCATCGCCACGCTTTGCAGGAGAAAATGCCGATCCGGAAATTTCTAAGGTTTCCATGAAAAAGGTGGGGGTATTTGTAAATGAGCCCTCAGCATCAATTCTTCAAAAAGTTGAAGCTTTTGGACTATCAGGTGTGCAGCTGCATGGTGATGAAACTGTCGGACAGGTTCAGGAGATCAAAGAGAAAAGTGGATTGGAGGTATTCAAGGTTTTTAAAGTGAAGGATGAGATGCTATGGTCAGAGCTGGAGTCCTACCTACCATGGGTTGATTATTTTCTTTTTGATACCTATACCAAGGATCATGGAGGAAGCGGAAAAACATTTGATTGGGGTGTTTTAAGAGATTACCCATTCGAAAAGCCCTTTCTTTTGAGTGGAGGGGTTGATATGGATCAGGTTCATGCGATTTCGGAACTGAAAAAAAATCTACACCAGTTTGCAGGATTGGATATCAATTCAAAATTTGAGATTGAACCAGGCCTTAAGGATATCGCTAAAGTGAAGGGATTTAAGGAGGAATTAAAAAATATAAGATAA
- the trpB gene encoding tryptophan synthase subunit beta produces the protein MIRVDEKGFYGKFGGAYIPEMLHPNIEELRENYEKIIATEEFQKEFRGLLKDYVGRPTPLYYASRLSEKYGAKIYLKREDLCHTGAHKVNNTVGQIILAKKLGKKRIIAETGAGQHGVATATVCALMGMECTVYMGSLDIQRQRPNVERMKILGAKVVAATSGSQTLKDATNEAMRQWINNPVDTHYIIGSVVGPHPYPEMVARFQSVISEEIKWQLKEKEGRENPDIAIACVGGGSNAAGAFYHYYNTPEVRLVAAEAAGLGVNSGKSAATTALGTPGILHGSKTLLMQTEDGQVVEPHSISAGLDYPGIGPVHAHLFDIGRAEFVAVEDEDAMKAGIELSRLEGIIPAIETAHALHALNMIAYKKNDIIVINLSGRGDKDLDTYIKWGGY, from the coding sequence ATGATCAGAGTTGACGAAAAAGGCTTCTACGGAAAATTTGGAGGAGCTTACATACCCGAAATGCTGCACCCCAATATTGAGGAGTTGCGTGAGAATTACGAAAAAATCATCGCTACTGAAGAGTTCCAAAAGGAGTTTAGGGGATTGTTAAAAGATTATGTGGGACGGCCTACTCCTTTATATTATGCGTCAAGATTATCAGAAAAATATGGGGCAAAAATATACCTCAAGAGGGAAGACCTTTGTCACACTGGAGCCCATAAAGTCAACAACACCGTAGGGCAGATAATTTTGGCCAAGAAGCTAGGGAAGAAAAGGATCATTGCAGAAACGGGGGCAGGCCAGCATGGTGTGGCAACCGCTACGGTTTGTGCCCTGATGGGAATGGAATGTACTGTCTATATGGGATCTCTGGATATTCAAAGACAGAGGCCTAATGTGGAGCGGATGAAGATTTTGGGGGCGAAGGTAGTGGCGGCGACTTCAGGTTCGCAGACACTGAAGGATGCTACCAATGAGGCCATGCGCCAATGGATCAATAATCCCGTAGATACACATTATATCATTGGTTCAGTGGTAGGTCCGCATCCTTATCCTGAGATGGTTGCCCGCTTTCAATCTGTAATATCTGAAGAAATAAAATGGCAGTTGAAAGAAAAAGAAGGAAGGGAAAATCCGGACATTGCCATAGCATGTGTGGGAGGGGGAAGTAATGCAGCTGGTGCATTTTATCATTATTATAATACACCTGAAGTGAGGTTGGTGGCTGCAGAAGCAGCTGGATTGGGGGTGAATTCAGGAAAATCAGCAGCCACAACTGCTTTAGGGACTCCTGGAATATTGCATGGTAGCAAAACATTGCTCATGCAGACAGAAGATGGACAGGTAGTGGAGCCACATTCCATATCTGCAGGTTTGGATTACCCGGGAATAGGCCCTGTGCATGCCCATTTGTTTGACATTGGAAGGGCAGAGTTTGTGGCCGTAGAAGATGAAGATGCCATGAAAGCGGGCATTGAGCTGAGCAGGTTAGAGGGAATAATTCCAGCCATAGAGACTGCGCATGCCCTTCACGCTTTGAACATGATCGCGTATAAAAAGAATGATATCATTGTAATCAACCTTTCCGGAAGAGGGGATAAGGATCTGGATACTTATATAAAGTGGGGAGGGTATTGA
- the trpA gene encoding tryptophan synthase subunit alpha, which yields MNRIDQLFDRKKERVLSIYFTAGFPKLEDTVPIMQAIEEGGADIIEVGVPYSDPIADGPTIQDSNMIALNNGMSLKKLFVQLKDMRQFVSLPVVLMGYLNPIIQYGMEEFCQKCQELGIDGLIVPDLPMQQYLDEYKEMFDRYGLRNTFLISPQTSEKRIREIDANSNGFIYMVSAHSITGARTGISEEQIAYFERVKSMGLKNPRLIGFGISDAETFATASDYSNGAIIGSAFIKKIKDSKDLKNDIKSYIQSVIQ from the coding sequence ATGAACAGAATAGATCAACTATTTGATAGAAAAAAAGAGCGGGTGCTTTCAATTTATTTTACCGCGGGCTTCCCCAAACTGGAAGACACTGTTCCAATCATGCAAGCCATAGAGGAGGGAGGAGCAGATATCATTGAGGTGGGTGTGCCTTACAGTGATCCCATTGCAGATGGTCCAACTATTCAGGATAGCAATATGATTGCCCTGAACAATGGGATGAGTTTAAAGAAGCTATTTGTGCAGTTAAAGGATATGCGCCAATTTGTTAGCCTTCCGGTAGTATTGATGGGGTACCTTAATCCCATTATACAATATGGTATGGAGGAGTTTTGCCAAAAATGCCAGGAATTGGGGATTGATGGATTGATTGTGCCGGATTTGCCCATGCAGCAGTATCTGGATGAATACAAGGAGATGTTTGACCGGTATGGATTAAGGAATACCTTTTTGATTTCACCTCAGACCAGTGAAAAAAGGATCAGAGAAATTGATGCCAATTCCAATGGATTCATTTACATGGTTTCAGCCCATTCCATTACCGGAGCAAGAACAGGAATTTCAGAGGAGCAGATTGCATATTTTGAAAGAGTCAAGTCTATGGGACTGAAAAACCCCAGGCTAATTGGTTTTGGGATTTCTGATGCAGAGACTTTTGCCACTGCTTCAGACTACAGCAACGGTGCTATTATTGGAAGTGCTTTTATCAAAAAAATCAAAGACAGCAAAGACTTGAAAAATGATATCAAGTCCTACATTCAATCAGTCATACAGTAA
- the aroF gene encoding 3-deoxy-7-phosphoheptulonate synthase produces MIIQLKEDISEKQKASLIQEVNEIGYKITEVKTQLGDYLIGIGKKDFDIRKIGQKEGIKDIHIVSDEYKLVSKKWKVKPTSIDLGDGVYIKDGDMAIIAGPCSIESEEQIRKVVSHLKENGIRMMRGGVFKPRTSPYAFRGMGIDGLKLWYNIARAEGIKIVTEVMQVSQIEEMYPYTDIYQVGARNTQNFNLLDELGKVDKAVMIKRGISGTIEELLQSAEYVFSGGNEKLILCERGIRTYERASRNTLDLNAVPILKSKSHLPVIVDPSHGIGIREFVPQMALAGVMAGADGIIYETHEVPEKAYSDGQQTLDFAQSARLADWIRKTFAMRKTFELL; encoded by the coding sequence ATGATCATACAGTTAAAAGAAGATATCAGTGAAAAGCAAAAAGCATCACTGATACAGGAAGTCAACGAAATCGGATACAAGATTACAGAGGTAAAAACCCAATTAGGAGATTATCTGATCGGTATTGGGAAGAAAGATTTTGATATAAGGAAAATCGGGCAAAAGGAAGGGATAAAAGATATCCACATTGTTTCGGATGAATATAAGTTAGTTTCCAAAAAATGGAAAGTGAAACCCACCTCCATTGATCTGGGTGATGGTGTATATATCAAAGATGGAGATATGGCGATCATCGCCGGACCTTGCTCAATTGAGTCTGAGGAGCAGATCAGAAAAGTCGTTTCCCATTTAAAAGAAAACGGAATACGTATGATGCGAGGGGGGGTATTTAAACCAAGGACCAGCCCTTATGCATTCAGGGGAATGGGAATAGATGGCTTAAAACTTTGGTACAATATTGCCAGGGCTGAAGGAATTAAAATTGTTACTGAAGTCATGCAGGTTTCCCAGATTGAAGAAATGTATCCTTACACGGACATTTATCAGGTAGGGGCAAGAAATACCCAAAACTTCAATTTATTGGATGAATTGGGCAAGGTGGACAAAGCCGTAATGATCAAAAGAGGTATCTCAGGAACCATTGAAGAATTACTGCAATCTGCAGAATATGTGTTTTCAGGTGGAAATGAAAAGCTGATTCTTTGTGAAAGAGGGATAAGGACTTATGAACGTGCCAGCAGAAATACTTTGGATCTCAATGCTGTTCCTATTCTCAAATCCAAGTCCCATCTTCCGGTGATAGTGGATCCATCACATGGAATTGGAATCAGGGAATTTGTACCTCAGATGGCTTTGGCCGGTGTGATGGCCGGTGCAGATGGAATTATCTATGAAACACATGAAGTGCCTGAAAAAGCCTATTCAGATGGTCAACAGACTTTGGATTTTGCACAAAGTGCCCGTTTGGCAGATTGGATAAGGAAAACCTTTGCCATGCGTAAGACATTTGAACTGCTTTGA
- a CDS encoding phenylalanine 4-monooxygenase — translation MTNKPKDWVFSDPRLKEMRQDYGAYTEEDFKVWKILFDRQIVNLPKAASKAYLEGIKEINFTSDRIADFDDVNRRLAKSTGWSIQVVPGLIDDDLFFGLMNNKRFCSSTWLRKMEQLDYLEEPDMFHDAFAHMPMLTNQPYVDFLEKLSGIALKHIDDKWAIELLSRIYWFTIEFGLIREDGELRIYGAGILSSAGETKYSLSNEPAHYDYNVKKIMNTPYWKDKFQDKYFVIDSYEQLYQSIPEIEEVLEEMLSEATQK, via the coding sequence ATGACGAATAAACCCAAAGACTGGGTCTTCTCAGACCCGAGATTAAAAGAGATGAGACAGGATTACGGGGCCTATACAGAAGAGGATTTTAAAGTTTGGAAGATTCTTTTTGACAGGCAAATAGTCAATTTGCCTAAAGCAGCCTCAAAAGCGTATTTGGAAGGTATTAAAGAAATAAACTTTACTTCTGACCGCATAGCAGACTTTGATGATGTCAATAGAAGACTCGCCAAGAGTACAGGTTGGTCAATTCAGGTAGTCCCGGGATTGATCGATGATGACCTTTTCTTTGGTCTGATGAACAATAAAAGGTTTTGTTCCTCTACCTGGCTAAGAAAGATGGAGCAGCTGGATTATCTCGAAGAGCCTGATATGTTCCATGATGCTTTTGCGCACATGCCGATGCTGACCAATCAGCCCTATGTGGACTTTTTGGAAAAACTGAGTGGAATTGCGCTTAAGCATATTGATGATAAGTGGGCAATTGAACTGCTTTCCAGAATTTATTGGTTTACAATAGAATTTGGGCTGATCAGGGAAGATGGGGAATTGAGGATTTATGGAGCCGGTATATTGAGTTCTGCCGGTGAAACCAAATACAGTTTATCCAATGAGCCGGCCCATTATGATTACAATGTGAAAAAAATCATGAATACGCCATACTGGAAAGACAAATTCCAGGACAAATATTTTGTAATTGACAGTTATGAGCAATTGTACCAATCTATTCCGGAAATCGAGGAAGTTTTGGAAGAAATGCTTTCAGAGGCAACACAAAAATAA
- the hisH gene encoding imidazole glycerol phosphate synthase subunit HisH, with protein MNVAVIKYNAGNVQSVLYALERLGAEAILTDDLERISKADKVIFPGQGEASTAMKYLKERKLDKLIPQLKQPFFGVCLGQQLLCEHSEENDTTCLGVFPVKVKKFVPQNAEEFKVPHVGWNNIYDLKTPLLEGLDDHSFVYYVHSFYCELSEYTIAKTHYIHDFAALMNKDNFYAMQAHPEKSSLVGERILKNFLSL; from the coding sequence ATGAATGTAGCAGTAATTAAATACAATGCAGGGAATGTACAGTCCGTTTTGTATGCTTTGGAAAGATTAGGTGCGGAAGCAATACTTACTGATGATTTGGAGCGTATTTCCAAAGCAGATAAGGTCATCTTTCCAGGCCAAGGAGAGGCAAGTACCGCCATGAAGTACCTCAAGGAAAGAAAACTGGATAAGTTGATCCCTCAACTTAAACAACCCTTTTTTGGGGTTTGTCTGGGTCAGCAACTTTTATGTGAGCATTCAGAAGAGAATGACACTACTTGTTTGGGTGTTTTTCCTGTAAAAGTTAAAAAGTTTGTTCCTCAAAATGCCGAAGAGTTTAAAGTTCCCCATGTAGGTTGGAACAATATTTATGACTTAAAAACACCTCTTTTGGAAGGGTTGGACGACCATTCATTTGTGTATTATGTGCATAGTTTTTATTGTGAACTGAGTGAATATACCATCGCCAAAACCCATTATATTCATGATTTTGCTGCTTTGATGAATAAGGATAATTTTTATGCCATGCAGGCCCATCCCGAGAAAAGCAGTTTGGTTGGAGAAAGAATATTAAAGAATTTTCTATCCCTTTAA